One Archangium violaceum genomic window, TCGATCTCGGACCCGATGGCGGAAGCAAGGGCGGCGAGGTCGTGTTCGAGGGGCCGTCGGCGGAGCTCTTGAAGGCGAAGAGCTCGCTGACAGGCGCGGCGCTCCGCGGCGAGTTCTGACGGAAGCTCGCCGCCGAGACCGCGTAGATCTTGCCGTCGGGGGCGTAGACGAACATCAGGCCGACGCCAATCGCCTGCGTCAACGTGTGGCCGTCGCTCCGGGTCGCGGTGATGGTGGTCTCCCCCGGCCTCAGTCCCTTGATGGCGCAGTGGTGTTTCCCACGCCCGAGGCGTGAGCTTACCGGGAGAGGCGGCGGACCCAATCGAAGTAGGTGGCCCGGGGATCCTCCAGCGGATCCCGGAACAGCGCCCGGAGCTCCGCCCGGTCCACCTGGTCCCCGTCGAAGCCCCGGTAGAGCGCGTCCCCGAGCAGGTAGCCCAGCGCGTGGCTGACGCCATGGAAGAGTCGGTCCTTGCGCAGGGGCAGCAGCTTCACCGCCTCGTCCGGAACCTCCACCTCCGCCGCCTTGTGCGCCAGCACGAACGCGGCGATCTGCCGCTCCACGCCCCGGGCCTGGGCGAAGCGCAGTGCCCACTCGCCCGGCCCCACGCAGCCGCGCCGCGGGTTCACCAGCTTCGAACCGAAGAACCCCAGCGCCTCCTCCAGGCACCGCGCGTAGAAGGCATCCGAGGCCCGCCGTGGCGCCTCCATCGCGTCTCCCACCGCGCAGTGCCGCACGAAGTGCGCCGCTTCCTCGGCCGCGTGGTTCAGCGACAGTGACGCCAGGTACGCCGTCCGGGCCCGGGGGATGTAGCAGCTCTCCCGGGACAGGATGTGCCGCCGCAGTTGCAGCAGCTCGCCCTGGGTGAAGCGGCCCCGCTGTTGGATGCGCACCAGTGCGTCCTCGTCCGCCGCCGTCACCACCTCCACCTCGTCCAGCCATCGGCCCACCGGCACGCCCGCCAGCCGGCCGATGAGGCTCGCCATCTCCCGGAAGCGCTCCGCCGCGCTGCGCTCCCGCAGCGGCGAGTCCCCGGACTCGGCCTCCAGGTAGTCCAGGAAGCTCTGCTGGCACACCACCGGCGAGGCGTTCAGCAGGCACAGCGCTCCGTCCGGCAGCTCCACCGCTTGCGACATGCCCACCTTGCCCTCGCGAGCGAGCCGCCAGTACACGCCCTCGGCGTTCTGGTACACCACCAGCCCGCGCAGCCCGTGTCCCTCGCCGAGCGCCCGCTCCACCTGCGCCGGAAGGTGGCAGGGCGCCACGTGGTACTGGCCCACCAGCACCATCACCCGCGGCCTGTCCTCCGCCCGCACCGCCCGGGCGATCCGCTCCGCCGCGTACGCGTCTCGCAACTCCAGGGAGCGCTTGCCCTGGGCGCGCCGATCGATGCCCACCACCTGCAGCCGGTGACGCTTCGCGTAGGCCAACAGCGTGCGCACTCCGGACCAGGCGCCCTGGCTCGTGCCATGTCCCAGCCGGGCGAGCAGCGAGCGCTCCGAGAGGCGCCCCGCGAGGAAGGCCTCCACGTAGGACTGGTGCCGGCCCTCCACGCACTCGAGCGCCAGCACGAGCCGCCGGCCCGCTTCGCGCACGCCCTCGACCAGCTCCAGGTACGTCTCCTGCGCCAGCGGCAGTGTGTGGTAGTCGCCCACGTACACGACGTCCGCCGCCTGCACCTGCTGAGACACCGCCGAGGCGGGGAGGATCCGCCGGTACTCGGAGGTGCGCCGACGGTAGCGGGCCTCATAGCTCCGGAAGGCGGCCGATTGTCCCTCGACGGCCCGGGCGATCTGGGCCTTCTGGCGGCGGAACAGGGCGAGGTGAAGGGCGAGCGACGCGCGCATGGACGCTCACCACTCGCATGCACCCGCCACCCCGGCAAAAATTCGGCGGCTCCTCCACCCCCTTCCTTGACGTGCCGAACCCCTGGGAGGACCATCGGGATTACCTGTGAAGTCCGTCCTTTCGAGCCCACGATCCGTCCTCTTCGCGCTCGTGCTCCTCGCGGCGCTGCCCGTCCATGCCCAGGAGAAGTCGACCCTGCTTCACACCGCGCCCGCGCAGGCGGAGCCCGGAGTGGCGCTCGTGGTCGATGGAGTGCTCTCCGGGACGCAGCGCATCATGCGCATGGTGTTGCGCTACCGCGGGCCCGGCGAGCCGTACTCCGAAGTCACCATGGAGCTGCAGTACGGCGATCTCTACCGGGGTGTCATCCCGGCGGCGAGCCTGGTTCCACCGGGCGTCGAGTACTACGTGGAGGGGTTCACTCCGGGTGGGGATCGCGTTCCGCTCTTCAAGAGCGCCACGCGTCCGGCCCGTGTCGTCGTCGTGGGTCAGGTGCCCTCGACCCGGACTCCGCTGCGTGAGCCCTCCCGGCCGGCGGAGTCTGCGTCGAGGGCCGAGCGCAAGCCCGAGCCCGCCCGGAAGCGCGAACCCGCCCCGAGAGCCGAGCGCGGGCCCGCCCCCCCCCGGAAGTCAGAGGCCTCCGGAGCCGACGAGGCGATGGCGGCCCTGACGGCCGACGTGCCTCCGGAGCAGGAGCCCGTCGCCGCCCCTCCGGCGCCCACCCGGTCCGCCGAGCCCGCGCAGCCCCAGCCGGAGCGCTCGCAACTGGAGGAGGACCTCGCCCTCTACACCGCCGAGGACACGCTGGCGCTCGCCACCCGGCACGAGGAGAAGGTGAAGAAGGTGCCCGCGATCGCCGCCTCCTTCGGGCGCGAGCAGATCCGCGCGCTCGGTGCGCGCACGGTGGCGGACGTGCTGGACGTGGTACCCGGTCTCACCATCAGCCGTGACGTGCAGGGCTTCCACCGCGTCGGCGTCCGCGGCCTGCGCAACGACGCCGAGGTGCTCTTCCTGCTCAACGGCCAGCGCCTCAACAGCTTCTTCGACGGCAAGGCCCTGATGAACCTGCCGGTGGAGAACCTCGAGCGCATCGAGGTCATCCGGGGGCCCGGCTCGGCGCTGTACGGTGCCGGCGCCTTCCTGGGCGTGGTGAACGTCGTCACCCAGCGTGCCGAGGGCCTGCTCGCCGCCGTCTCCGGTGGCGGTTTTCCCGAGCTCGGTGACCGGCTCGCGCCCACCCTGGACGGCCATGTCTCCGGCGCCCACACCTTCGGCCGCTTCAAGCTCTTCGGCGACGCGGACGTCTGGTACCAGAAGGGGGACTCGGAGCCCATCGAGAAGGACGCGCTCGACGCGGAGACGCTCGCCCAGAAGATGCGCGATGCGTTGGATCCCGTCGGCTACACCCAGGACAAGCGCTTCCTGCTCAACCTGGGCCTGGGGTTCGACCACGAGCTGTCGTCCAAGAGCCAGCTCAGCGTCTCCGCGCGGATGCTCTCCGAGGAACGCTCCGCCCTGGTGGGCCTCTTCGACACCGCGGGCTCGGACTCGAGCCTGGGGTGGCGGGTGTTCCTCGGCAGCATCACCTACACGCACGAGCTGAACGACCGGGTGAGCCTGCGCGCGCGCCTCTATGGGGACCATCAGGACACGGACCGGCTCTTCCAGATCGGCCCGGACAACTTCCGCACCGGCCCGGATGACGATCAGCTCTTCCCCGAGGGACTGCTCGAGCAGACGCGCGTCTCCGTGCTCTCGCTCGGCGCCAGCGTGGACTCGGACATCTCGCTCTTCGAGGGCAACCGTCTCTCGCTGGGCGCCGTGGCCGAGCTGCAGACGCTGGGTGACTACGACTACGCGACCAACTACACCCTGGACAGCCGGCACCGGCCCTCGCTGACCACGCCCGAGGGGGTGGTGGACATCCTGGAGCTCGCGGACGGCGCGGCCTCGCGGCGCCTGTCGCTCGGTGCCTTCGCGCAGGATCAGTGGACGGTGGTGGAGCCGCTCACGCTCACCTTCGGCGTGCGCGTGGACGCCACCCAGCTGCCGTCCGTGAACGACGCCAAGGTCATCACCGGCTCCCGGATGGTGCCGAGCATCAACCCGCGGGTGGGGCTCGTCTTCTCGGCCACGGACTCGCTCGTCCTCAAGCTGCTCTACGGCCGCGCCTTCCGTCCGCCCACGCTCCAGGAGCTGGTGGAGACCATCCCCAATACCGACTACAACCAGGGCCGCTTCGAGGGGAACGCGGACCTGCGGCCCGCGGTGGTGAACACGCTCGAGGCCGGCGCGGATCTCATCCAGTCCTCCGGTGAGGCGCGCGTGCGCCTGCGCGCCAACGCCTTCCTCGAGAGCTTCTCCAACCCCATCACGGCCGTGGACACCTCGGGCAACATCGTCCCGGTGCGCAACCGTGAGCTGGGCGTGCTCGTCTACGGCGTGGAGGGCGAGGCCCGCCTGGAGGCCTCCAAGCGCGCCAGTGCCTGGGTCAACGCCAGCCTCTTCCGCGCCGAGGACCAGGAGCTGCCGGCCAACCACAAGTACCTCACCGACGTCCCGCAGGCGCGCTTCAACGCCGGCGTGTCCATGCCCATCGGGGACTTCATCAACTTCGATCTCGTGATGCGCGCGGGCGCCGAGCGGCGCAACAACACGCGCTCCGTGCTGGAGCTCATCCGCCGCTACACGATTCCCGCCTACAGCCTCATCACCGCGCAGGTGCGCACCGAGCCCATTGGCGACCACTTCGAGCTGGCCGTCGTGGTGCAGAACGTCTTCGACTCCGACATGCGCGACGACGCCCCCCGGCCGGACCGTATGCCCGGCCTGGTTCCGCGCGAGGGCGTCTCCGCCTTCCTCACCTTGAGGGCCCGCAACTGATGTCTCGCACGCTCACCGCCACCGTCCTCGCCCTGGCGCTCGCGCCGGGGCTCGGCTGTCTCCAGTACAACGACCAGTGCCGGCCGTTGGTGGACGATCCGGAGGCCGTCATTGGCTACCTGGCCGACGACGTCTTCCTCGACAAGCCCTTCGCCCGCCACGACAACCATGCGCTCGGGCAGCTCGCCGCGGATGCCTTCCGCCACGCCTCGGACGGCACTCCGGCGCCCGCGGAGCTCGGCATCATCAACGGCGGCTCGCTGCGCGCCGAGGGCCTGTGTGTCACCCGCACCGTCATCCCCAAGGGCCCGCTCGAGAACGGCCTGCTGCACGAGATCCTCCTCTTCGAGAACTCCGTGGTGACGGTGGACCTCACCGAGCAGCAGCTGGTGGACATGTTCGAGCTCTCGGTGGCGGAGCTGTACCCGGTGGGCCAGCCCATCGTCTCGCCCTCCGGCGCCTTCCTGCACGTGTCCGAGGGCACCACGGTGCGCGTGGACTGCGAGCGCCCCCGGGGGCAGCGCGTGGTGGAGCTGAAGGTGAACGAGCGCACGGTGCCACTGCCGCCGCGAGCGGATCCGAGCATCCGCTACCGCGTGGCCATGTCCGACTTTCTTCTACAGGGAGGGGATGGCTACGGCGCCATCTTCAAGGACGCGGCCTCGGACCTGTCACGCAACCCCGTCACGGCGACGTCGGCCGAGGGCAAGGCCACGGACGCCAACCTCACCGAGGCCTATATGCGGGCGAAATACCCGACCGAGAATCAGGCCCTGAAGGAGGCTGGCCGCGTCATCTTCGACCACTGTGCCCGGCCCGGCCGGCCCGTGGTGCAGTAGGGCCGACAGCGGGGGGCACGTTCATCAGGACTCAGACTGCGACCCATCCGGCCCGTTGGGCTGGGTGGGCGTGGGGCCGAAGACGTCGTTGGGCGATGGCATCTTGCGCAGCTCGGCGCGGGCCACCTTCCACGCCTGCTGGACGATCCACGAGAGCGAACGATCCTGCCGCGTCGCCTCGCGCTGGATTTCATCCAGCATGTCCTCGGGGAAGTAGAGGGATTGCTTTCGATGATCGGTGGCGGCCATGAAACTCAGGACCTCCCTTCTTCACGGGGGTCCTGCCGCTCGTCACCCGTCACGTCGTTCACAGCGGGGAACGACTTGATTCGGTCACGAGCGATCTTCCAGGCCTGCTGCACGACCCACGAGAGGGAGCGATCCTGGCGGTTGGCCTCCTCCTGGATCTCCTTCAGCATCTCCTCGGGGAAGTAGAGGGACTGCTTACGCTTGTCGGTGCCTGCCATCCTGGATCTCCGCAGCGGATACGAGGTGACGACCTGAACACACCGGGGCGGTTATCCGACAGACGCCCTGACGGGTCAACGGTTTCGGCGTGCTCCCGTACCGTATGCAGCCGTGCATGCGCCGTCCGCGAAAAAAACCCGCAAAAGGGAACGCCCCGGGTCCTTGCGAGAAGAACCCGGGGCGTTCCGGAAAGAAGGACCGCCAGGACATATCCCGGCGGCCCCGTGGGCCCAGAGGGGGAGGGGGGGGACCCCTAGGCCCAACTCCGTCGAAAATCCACGTTCAAAACATCCTGTGTCGCGCGACCATTTCCCCCATCTTTTCCCCGACCAACCCGACCCTCGCGACCTTCGTGACGATCATAAGAATCGTCGTCGGCCCCTTCAACCGGCCGCATCCGGTGTAACCGGACTCGCCAGATTCTGATTCCTTCCCCTGTTCAATGCTCCCCACAGAAGACGCGAGCGTCCTGTTTTTGACGACCCTGGAAGCGGCGTACCGCCACTTCGGGCTGGTGGGCGGCTCCGTCCTGCTGGCCGTCTCCGGAGGAGCGGACTCGACCGCGCTGCTCGTGGGGACCGCGCGAGTGCGTGAGTCGCTCTCACTGCGAGTGGAGGTGGCCACACTCGATCATGGCTTGAGGCCCGAGGCCCGGCACGAGGTGGAGGCGGTCGCCCGGTTGGCGGCTCGCTGGGGGTTGCCCTGTCACGTGCGTGCCCTGCACCTGGCACCGGGCTCCGGAGTGGAGGCGCGGGCACGCGAGGCTCGCTACGCGGAGTTGGAGGTACTGCGGCGCGAGCGCGGCCTTCAGGTGGTGGCCACGGCGCACACGGCCTCGGACCAGGCGGAGACGCTCCTCATGCGGTTGGTGCGCGGTACCGCCCTGCGAGGCGCGGCGGGCATCCATCGGGCGCGGCCCTTCCTCGTCCGCCCGCTCATCGAGCGGACACGCGAGGAGGTGGAGGCCTTCCTGGCGGAGCAGGGCATCCCCTTCGTGACGGATCCCATGAACGTGGATCCGTCCTTCCTCAGGACGCGCATCCGTCACGAGGTGCTGCCGGTGCTCGCGAGGGCCGCGGGCTTCCCCGTGGTGCCTCGCCTGGCCGCCTTCGCCCGCCTGGCCGCCGAGGACGAGGCCCTGCTGAGCGAGCTGGCGAACGGGGCCTGGGGCCGGCTCGCGCTCGCGGATGGGAGCCTGGACGCAGTGGGAGTGCGCGCCCTGGAGCCGCCCCTGCGACGCCGGGTGCTGGCGCGACTGCTGTCCGAGGCCGGCGCGGAGGTGGATGATGCGTCGTTGGCCCGGGCGCTGGGTGCCGTGGAGACGGGCCGGACCGTGACGCTCCGGGGTGGAGGGGCGCGCGGAGGGCTCCAACTCCGGACCGCGGGCGGACGCGTCCGCTGTGTGCGTCCCGAGCGGCCCGGAGAGCCACCCCCGGTGCTGGTCCTGGCGGGGGAGGGGGCCTCGGGGGTTCAACCAGGGACGGGTTGGGCCTTCACCGTGGCGTCGGAGCCCCCGCCGCCGGGCACCCTGGGATTGTCGCTTCCCGAGGGGCTCTCCTGGCCCCTCACGGTGCGGACGCGGAGGCCCGGGGATCGGGTGAGGGGATCCGCGGGCTCGCGCAAGCTGCAGGATGTGCTGGTGGACCGGCGCATCCCCGCCGAGCTCCGGGACGCGCTGCCCGTGGTGACGGAGGCAGGGGGGGATCTCCTCTGGATTCCCGGGGTATGGAATTCGCCGGCCGTGTCCGCTGTACGGCTCTTCCTGTGGGCCACTCCACCGGGCGCGAGCACGCCCGGCTCCTCTTCGTTATAGAGTCGACCACTGAGGGGGCTCTTCGGGGATGGAACCCCCAAAATAGTTGAGGCGTTTTTGCTGTTGCTGATACCGTCCGATAAACGGGCAACGCGCCCGGTGTCGTGACAAACGGTCGAAACTGCTGGGCATTTTTCGGCCGTGCCCTCATACCGCCGAGCACCGAAAGGGCAGCTGACACGTGCGTTCGACTTACAAGACCATCGGCCTTTGGGTCATCCTGATCGTCCTCTTCGTCGCCTTCTACAATTTCTTCTCCACGGGCAGCGACCAGGTGCAGGAGCCGACCTTCACCCAGTTCCTGGCCAAGGTGGAGGACAAGAAGGTTCGGGCCGTCTCGGTCAAGGGGAACACCTACTCGGGTGTCTTCACTGATACCGACGAGAAGTTCCGGACCACCGGCCCCGAGGCGGATGCGACCGTCCTCGAGCAACTGCGCAAGAACAATGTGGACGTGAAGTACGAGCGGGAGGAGCAGAACAGCCTCTGGCTGACCATCCTCGGTCAGTGGATGCCCGTCGTCTTCCTGTTCCTGTTCTTCATCTTCTTCATGCGCCAGCTCCAGGGTGGGAGCGGCAAGGCGATGACCTTCGGCAAGTCGAAGGCGCGGCTCCTGAATGAGAGCCACAACAAGGTCACGTTCGCGGACGTGGCCGGCGCCGACGAGTGCAAGGAGGAACTGGAGGAGATCGTCGCGTTCCTCAAGGATCCCAAGAAGTTCACCAAGCTCGGTGGCCGCATCCCCAAG contains:
- a CDS encoding TIGR04563 family protein; its protein translation is MAATDHRKQSLYFPEDMLDEIQREATRQDRSLSWIVQQAWKVARAELRKMPSPNDVFGPTPTQPNGPDGSQSES
- a CDS encoding TIGR04563 family protein, whose translation is MAGTDKRKQSLYFPEEMLKEIQEEANRQDRSLSWVVQQAWKIARDRIKSFPAVNDVTGDERQDPREEGRS
- a CDS encoding 5'-nucleotidase C-terminal domain-containing protein, translated to MSRTLTATVLALALAPGLGCLQYNDQCRPLVDDPEAVIGYLADDVFLDKPFARHDNHALGQLAADAFRHASDGTPAPAELGIINGGSLRAEGLCVTRTVIPKGPLENGLLHEILLFENSVVTVDLTEQQLVDMFELSVAELYPVGQPIVSPSGAFLHVSEGTTVRVDCERPRGQRVVELKVNERTVPLPPRADPSIRYRVAMSDFLLQGGDGYGAIFKDAASDLSRNPVTATSAEGKATDANLTEAYMRAKYPTENQALKEAGRVIFDHCARPGRPVVQ
- the tilS gene encoding tRNA lysidine(34) synthetase TilS, with amino-acid sequence MLPTEDASVLFLTTLEAAYRHFGLVGGSVLLAVSGGADSTALLVGTARVRESLSLRVEVATLDHGLRPEARHEVEAVARLAARWGLPCHVRALHLAPGSGVEARAREARYAELEVLRRERGLQVVATAHTASDQAETLLMRLVRGTALRGAAGIHRARPFLVRPLIERTREEVEAFLAEQGIPFVTDPMNVDPSFLRTRIRHEVLPVLARAAGFPVVPRLAAFARLAAEDEALLSELANGAWGRLALADGSLDAVGVRALEPPLRRRVLARLLSEAGAEVDDASLARALGAVETGRTVTLRGGGARGGLQLRTAGGRVRCVRPERPGEPPPVLVLAGEGASGVQPGTGWAFTVASEPPPPGTLGLSLPEGLSWPLTVRTRRPGDRVRGSAGSRKLQDVLVDRRIPAELRDALPVVTEAGGDLLWIPGVWNSPAVSAVRLFLWATPPGASTPGSSSL
- a CDS encoding TonB-dependent receptor plug domain-containing protein; this translates as MKSVLSSPRSVLFALVLLAALPVHAQEKSTLLHTAPAQAEPGVALVVDGVLSGTQRIMRMVLRYRGPGEPYSEVTMELQYGDLYRGVIPAASLVPPGVEYYVEGFTPGGDRVPLFKSATRPARVVVVGQVPSTRTPLREPSRPAESASRAERKPEPARKREPAPRAERGPAPPRKSEASGADEAMAALTADVPPEQEPVAAPPAPTRSAEPAQPQPERSQLEEDLALYTAEDTLALATRHEEKVKKVPAIAASFGREQIRALGARTVADVLDVVPGLTISRDVQGFHRVGVRGLRNDAEVLFLLNGQRLNSFFDGKALMNLPVENLERIEVIRGPGSALYGAGAFLGVVNVVTQRAEGLLAAVSGGGFPELGDRLAPTLDGHVSGAHTFGRFKLFGDADVWYQKGDSEPIEKDALDAETLAQKMRDALDPVGYTQDKRFLLNLGLGFDHELSSKSQLSVSARMLSEERSALVGLFDTAGSDSSLGWRVFLGSITYTHELNDRVSLRARLYGDHQDTDRLFQIGPDNFRTGPDDDQLFPEGLLEQTRVSVLSLGASVDSDISLFEGNRLSLGAVAELQTLGDYDYATNYTLDSRHRPSLTTPEGVVDILELADGAASRRLSLGAFAQDQWTVVEPLTLTFGVRVDATQLPSVNDAKVITGSRMVPSINPRVGLVFSATDSLVLKLLYGRAFRPPTLQELVETIPNTDYNQGRFEGNADLRPAVVNTLEAGADLIQSSGEARVRLRANAFLESFSNPITAVDTSGNIVPVRNRELGVLVYGVEGEARLEASKRASAWVNASLFRAEDQELPANHKYLTDVPQARFNAGVSMPIGDFINFDLVMRAGAERRNNTRSVLELIRRYTIPAYSLITAQVRTEPIGDHFELAVVVQNVFDSDMRDDAPRPDRMPGLVPREGVSAFLTLRARN
- a CDS encoding ChaN family lipoprotein, with amino-acid sequence MRASLALHLALFRRQKAQIARAVEGQSAAFRSYEARYRRRTSEYRRILPASAVSQQVQAADVVYVGDYHTLPLAQETYLELVEGVREAGRRLVLALECVEGRHQSYVEAFLAGRLSERSLLARLGHGTSQGAWSGVRTLLAYAKRHRLQVVGIDRRAQGKRSLELRDAYAAERIARAVRAEDRPRVMVLVGQYHVAPCHLPAQVERALGEGHGLRGLVVYQNAEGVYWRLAREGKVGMSQAVELPDGALCLLNASPVVCQQSFLDYLEAESGDSPLRERSAAERFREMASLIGRLAGVPVGRWLDEVEVVTAADEDALVRIQQRGRFTQGELLQLRRHILSRESCYIPRARTAYLASLSLNHAAEEAAHFVRHCAVGDAMEAPRRASDAFYARCLEEALGFFGSKLVNPRRGCVGPGEWALRFAQARGVERQIAAFVLAHKAAEVEVPDEAVKLLPLRKDRLFHGVSHALGYLLGDALYRGFDGDQVDRAELRALFRDPLEDPRATYFDWVRRLSR